AACGCTTCGAAATGTCGTTGGTATTGGCGAGCTTGTTCGCCACCCGAAAGGTTTTGATGAGGCCTTCCTCGATCCAGCCGTGGACGTGGTCGGATAATCCGCGCAGTGTCCGGTTCTGCGACTGCCGGCCGAGGTTCATCAATTTCGCAACCGGCTTGCCTACACCCTCGAGCAGACGATGAACGGCATTGGGCTGAACGCGGTGCACGGCGAGTTCCCGGACAACCTGTTGCTCGTATTCGGTGAACACCGGCGACACATGACTCATGATTTCAGTATAGACGGCGGGGCGGGCTCGACCAGCGAAACTCTGACGAAGAGGCGAGGTTTTTGTAGGAACCAAAGCGCGAATCGGCGTCCTGGACGGTGTCAAGAGCACTGCTTTCAGTATCTTCGGCAGTGAATATCTTCAACAGCTCATATCTGGTGTTGCGCTGGGCGGGCGTGCGGCCGGCGTCGCGGATGAGGCGACGGAGTTCGCGCGGCTGAATGAGCTGGCCGTGCTGCGCCCCCGCCGAAGTCGAAATACTTTCGTTCATCAGCGTTCCGCCAACGTCGTTCGCCCCGGCGGACAGCAAGTACTGCGCGAGCTTCGGGCCTTCCTTGACCCAGGACGATTGGATGTTCGGAATACAGCCGCCGAGCATCAGCCGCGCGACCGCGTGCATTTTAACCACTTCGTTTCCGCTCGGGCCCGGCCGCAGATTCGGCGCGAGCTTGTGGTGATACATCGGGGCTTCCTGGTGGACCATGGATAAAGGAACAAACTCGGTGAAACCGCGCGTGTCGTGCTGGATGTCACGCAGCAGGTTCATGTGTTTCACCCAATGCACCGGCGTTTCGAGGTGGCCGTACATGATGGTCGAGGTGGTCGGAAGTCCGATGTCGTGCGCGGTCGTGATCACGTCGATCCATTGCCGCACGGTGATACGCCCGGGCGAAATGATGTCGCGCATGTCCTGATCAAGGATCTCGGCCGAGGTTCCCGGCAGTGAACCGAGCCCGGCGGCCTTCAGCGCGCTGAGGTAATCCCGGATCGAAGTGCCGGACTGCGTGGAGCCGTAGAGAACCTCTTCGGGAGAGAACGCGTGGAGATGGACTGCGGGAAACGCCCGTTTCACCGCGCGGGTGAGATCGATGTAGAAGTTGCCTTCCATGTCCGGCGGCAAACCGGCCTGCATACAGAGCTCGGTCGCACCCATCTCGATGGCTTCGCCGGCGCGGCGGAGGATTTCGTCGTCGGGCAGAAAGTATCCCTGTTCGTTCCGGTAAGTCCGGCTGAAGGCGCAGAAGCCGCAGTGCTTCACGCAGACGTTGGTGAAATTGATGTTGCGATTGATCACGTAAGTGACGATATCGCCGGCCTGCCGGCGCCGGAGTTCGTCGGCGGCAAGGACAGTGGCCTGGAAGTCGAGCCCCGAGGTCTCGCACAGGCGGAGCGCCTCCTGCCAGGAGATCTCGCAGCCGTCGAGGGCCCGGTTCAGAATCGTGGCGACTTCGGGAGTGACGCTGTCGAGCAGGTTCATCGGACACCCGAAGTGATCTCACTTTGGAGCTGCGAGGTCAGAGGACGCAGCGGCACGGCGAGAAAACGATCGTTGATGAAGCCGTCATAGATCGCGAGGCGCTCGCGTAATATGAACCCGGCGGCAGCGCAGGTCTCGGCCAGGCGATCGGTGTGCGGCCAGGCCGCTTCGGGATTGACATAGTCGGGCGTGACCGGCGAGATGCCGCCCCAGTCGTTGATGCCCGCGCGAAGCATGAGTTGATGTCCTGCGGGATTGAGATTCGGCGGAACCTGGATGTTCATTTCTCCCCCGAGAATCAAACGCGCTGTCGCGACCGTCCGGGCTATATCCATCGATTCGGGTTCGGACGCGCCGGCCATCGGGGTATCCGGTTTGGCCCGGAAGTTCTGAATGATGACTTCCTGAATGTGGCCGTAGCGTTCGTGAAGTTCGCGGATCGCAAGCAGGCTATCGACCCGTTCTTCATGCGTTTCGCCGATACCGATAAGAATGCCGGTGGTGAAGGCGATCGAAAGTTCTCCGGCTTCGCGAATCATCCGCAAGCGCACGCCGGGATGTTTGTCCGGAGCGGAGAAGTGCGGCATGCCGCGTTGAGACAGCCGCGGGCTTACGTTCTCCAGCATCAATCCGAGGCTGGCGTTCAGGGGACGGAGGAACGTCATTTCGTCGTAAGTCAGGACGCCGGCGTTGGTGTGCGGAAGCAATCCATGAGTGATGGCAGTTGTGCAGGCGTGCGCGACATAGTCGACGGTGGTGCGTTGACCGAAGGCGGCGAGCGTTTGCCGGTATTGAGGAAATGCGGCCTCGGGCTTGTCGCCGAGACACATGAGGGCCTCTTTGCAGCCCTGCCGGTAGCCGCGGGACAGCACGTCCTGGATCTCGACGGGCGACATGGTCCAGGCCTCGGGGTCGCCAGGATCTTTGCGGAAGGTGCAATAGCTGCAGCGATCGCGGCAGAGGTTCGTGATTGGAAGAAAGATCTTTCGCGAATAGGTGACGCTGCGGCCTTTGAACCTATCGCGAAGAGTGGAGGCCGCGGCGAGAAGGTCCTCGAACTCGGCGCCGGCGCACTGAATCAGATGGTATGCCTCTGCAGTCTGCACGCAAAACAGTGTACCTCTGTTAAGATGCATTGGATCATTGCATCATTAGAAGTTTCTCCATTGCTTCAAATGAAGAAATGAAGAAACGTCGAATTGATGCAATGGTCCAATAATCTGCCTGGACTACTTTGCCTGGCTGGAGGAACGCTTACCTTGCATGTCTTCGTCGGCGAGCCGCAGCAGATCGTCGGCGGTCTCCGGCGGGTTATCGCTGACCGCATAACCGATCCTGCAATCGACAGTCAGCGGAAGATTGCGATAGAGCGCCAGTTGCTGCAGCTTCTGCTGGACGCGCTTCACGACGGCGGCCACATCTTTCGCCGCGGCTTCGATCAGCAGAACGCTGAACTCATCCCCGCCGTAACGGGCGACGAGATCGGTGCTGCGCGAGGATTCGACCAGGGAGTCGGCAACGGTGCGGAGCACGTCATCGCCGACGGAATATCCGAACCGGTCGTTGATGTCTTTCAGATGCAGGACATCGAGCACCAGCAGAAGCACGCTCGACCCGCGCCGCTTGGACCCGGCGGTCAGCCGCCGATAAAGCTCGTGGAACGCGCGGCGCCCTGGTAAACCCGTGAGTGGATCCGGAGCGTGCCGTGCGAGCAGGCGGTCGGCGTCGTACAGGCGGCCGGCGAGGATGCGCAGCAGCGCCATGGACATTTCCGTCGATTCACGCAGCATCTTCAGAAAATCCGGAGCAGGAATGGCAATCACTCTTGTACGTTCCAGCGTGATAACGCTGGCCGACCGAGGCCTCTCGCGGAGCACGCCGAGTTCGCCGAAAATCTCACCGGAACCTAATTCGCCGAGGAACATTTCGACCGGGCTGTCCGGAACGGATTCGAGGACCCGCACGCGGCCGGAAAGAAGGGCGTAGGCCGTTCCACCGGGGTCGTCCTGGCGGATGACAATGTGGCCGGCCGGGAATGTCTGATCCTGGGCGCGTTCGAGAAGCCATGATCGCTGCCCGGCACTGAGCGCAGCGAAGAGCGGCATTGCTCCGATAATCTCCGGCACGCTGTCGCCGGCTTCCGTATCATCGGTTTTCCGTTGCAGAAGCTCGGGGCTGCGCGAAGGGATTGTGACTTCAACCGGAATTCCGGTGGTCCCGGCGGTCCCGATGGTCCGGGCGAGCCAGGCGCGCACCCGCGTCCGCAGCATGGGCGGGCTGAATGGGCGCGCAAGATAATCCGTGGCAACGCTTTCGGCGCTATAGAGCGCTTCGGTGCCGTCCCGCCCTTCGGTCAGCAGGATGACCGGCAGATCCTGCCGGCTGAGCAGATTTCGCAGCGGCTGGATGAAACTGGCGCCATCGCCGTCGCGCAGTTTGGCATTAATGATCACAAGGTCGGGCGGCAGGGAGGCGGCAGCTTCCAGTGCGAGTTTCCCTCCGGCTGCCGAAGTCAGCACGAGGCCGTCGTCCGGCAGGACCTGTTCAAGGGCGGAAACGTCTGCCTGATGGCCGGTGACGATCATGACGCGGCCGCCGGCGATGGGCCGCCGGTCGAGGGCGGAGACCTCGAGAATCGTCTTTCCCGACCCATGGCCTGCAACATCGAAGCCCAGGCCTTCGGCCCCGGCAAACACGTCCAGCTTCGATCCGGCTGCGGCGGCGCGGGCGCGCTGGCTTTCTTCGATCCGCTTGAGCGTGTCGTCGTCGTGCGTCGGATCGTGATGAAAGAGAGCGAGCCTTGCGACGTTTGCGGCAATCGCGATATCGGTCACGTAATCGAGCGGGCTGTGTCCCCAGCCGACTTTGGTCTTGTATTCTTCGCTGGTGTACTGCGCGTCGTGGATCACAAGATCCACGTCTTTGAGAAATTCAATGTGGCGCTGATCGCCGGGATGATGGAACACGGGCCCCGGCGAGTTCCAGAATGGCTCGTGATCTGTAATGTAAGCGATAGTCGCGTCGTCGGAAGAAATGCGATACCCGATTGTCGGCGCAGTGTGATTCAGGTACTGCGTTTCGACCAGAATGTCGCCGATTCGAAAGAATCCTTCCTCGAGTTCCGTGTAATGGATGCGGCTCGCGAGGTCCTGAAGCTTCACCGGGAAGTAGGAATACTGCATCTGGCCGGAAAGCGAATCTTCGAGGCTGCGCTGGAACGCTGCCGCCCCGTAAA
This is a stretch of genomic DNA from Terriglobia bacterium. It encodes these proteins:
- a CDS encoding diguanylate cyclase is translated as MHVRFWGTRGSIPTPGQRTAIYGGNTSCVEVRTKDGNTLVFDCGTGIRVLGLDMLRRAGPHRIHLLIGHTHWDHIQGFPFFTPAFLPGTELNIYGAAAFQRSLEDSLSGQMQYSYFPVKLQDLASRIHYTELEEGFFRIGDILVETQYLNHTAPTIGYRISSDDATIAYITDHEPFWNSPGPVFHHPGDQRHIEFLKDVDLVIHDAQYTSEEYKTKVGWGHSPLDYVTDIAIAANVARLALFHHDPTHDDDTLKRIEESQRARAAAAGSKLDVFAGAEGLGFDVAGHGSGKTILEVSALDRRPIAGGRVMIVTGHQADVSALEQVLPDDGLVLTSAAGGKLALEAAASLPPDLVIINAKLRDGDGASFIQPLRNLLSRQDLPVILLTEGRDGTEALYSAESVATDYLARPFSPPMLRTRVRAWLARTIGTAGTTGIPVEVTIPSRSPELLQRKTDDTEAGDSVPEIIGAMPLFAALSAGQRSWLLERAQDQTFPAGHIVIRQDDPGGTAYALLSGRVRVLESVPDSPVEMFLGELGSGEIFGELGVLRERPRSASVITLERTRVIAIPAPDFLKMLRESTEMSMALLRILAGRLYDADRLLARHAPDPLTGLPGRRAFHELYRRLTAGSKRRGSSVLLLVLDVLHLKDINDRFGYSVGDDVLRTVADSLVESSRSTDLVARYGGDEFSVLLIEAAAKDVAAVVKRVQQKLQQLALYRNLPLTVDCRIGYAVSDNPPETADDLLRLADEDMQGKRSSSQAK
- the cofG gene encoding 7,8-didemethyl-8-hydroxy-5-deazariboflavin synthase CofG, with the translated sequence MQTAEAYHLIQCAGAEFEDLLAAASTLRDRFKGRSVTYSRKIFLPITNLCRDRCSYCTFRKDPGDPEAWTMSPVEIQDVLSRGYRQGCKEALMCLGDKPEAAFPQYRQTLAAFGQRTTVDYVAHACTTAITHGLLPHTNAGVLTYDEMTFLRPLNASLGLMLENVSPRLSQRGMPHFSAPDKHPGVRLRMIREAGELSIAFTTGILIGIGETHEERVDSLLAIRELHERYGHIQEVIIQNFRAKPDTPMAGASEPESMDIARTVATARLILGGEMNIQVPPNLNPAGHQLMLRAGINDWGGISPVTPDYVNPEAAWPHTDRLAETCAAAGFILRERLAIYDGFINDRFLAVPLRPLTSQLQSEITSGVR
- the cofH gene encoding 5-amino-6-(D-ribitylamino)uracil--L-tyrosine 4-hydroxyphenyl transferase CofH; the protein is MNLLDSVTPEVATILNRALDGCEISWQEALRLCETSGLDFQATVLAADELRRRQAGDIVTYVINRNINFTNVCVKHCGFCAFSRTYRNEQGYFLPDDEILRRAGEAIEMGATELCMQAGLPPDMEGNFYIDLTRAVKRAFPAVHLHAFSPEEVLYGSTQSGTSIRDYLSALKAAGLGSLPGTSAEILDQDMRDIISPGRITVRQWIDVITTAHDIGLPTTSTIMYGHLETPVHWVKHMNLLRDIQHDTRGFTEFVPLSMVHQEAPMYHHKLAPNLRPGPSGNEVVKMHAVARLMLGGCIPNIQSSWVKEGPKLAQYLLSAGANDVGGTLMNESISTSAGAQHGQLIQPRELRRLIRDAGRTPAQRNTRYELLKIFTAEDTESSALDTVQDADSRFGSYKNLASSSEFRWSSPPRRLY